In a genomic window of Helianthus annuus cultivar XRQ/B chromosome 10, HanXRQr2.0-SUNRISE, whole genome shotgun sequence:
- the LOC110882142 gene encoding calphotin-like: MAVVSDDEIPSEREIYISDTTRTDDDDFQPFALPDVGVEPADGLPAGDLPIPVIPAPIPLAAFPAFDMPLDVVSDDDIDLFEAGPPEADYEGGAPIAADVILPIAEAPAEELPAGSPVPDSFESVASASLHTQGVQHHSSDADPDMVLSAAPGPAHDFEFDHKDIEFIHLDQPLEAPIAPVEPLFDIPADFDMDLVDPEPVMALEPVVAPDPALEHDPVHDDAPAIAPLVDDIPIADQPVLAPLLVGDPVVDIPLPDPMPVLFDRAPFAAHIDPRYADTHNGWIDDDDDCPPFVRPVTPPVAPVSAPTDIPLLPPHTTDAHRTDLPITFLQDIPPPRPGEGSSRQPLVSAPPVFPSPFPFTSQFPHVAPPTAPSFTPQSEPFLWNTPPIIPLSDSYHPYHVGYSTEDILTSLMIQQEALTRRIQELERAP; this comes from the exons ATGGCAGTCGTGTCAGATGATGAGATTCCGTCAGAGCGAGAGATCTACATATCAGACACCACCAGGACTGATGACgacgattttcagcccttcgcgctACCAGACGTCGGAgttgagcctgctgatggccttcCTGCCGGGGATTTACCTATtccggtgatccctgctcctataccGCTTGCTGCTTTTCCAGCATTCGACATGCCACTCGATGTCGTTTCTGACGACGACATTGATCTATTCGAGGCAGGCCCACCTGAGGCTGactatgagggcggggcccctatTGCTGCTGATGTTATTCTACCGATTGCTGAGGCCCCTGCAGAGGAGCTTCCTGCtggttcacctgtcccagattcctttgagtctgtggcatctgcgtcCTTACACACTCAGGGAGTGCAGCATCACTCTTCAGACGCCGACCCTGACATGGTGTTGTCAGCTGCACCCGGTCCCGCACACGACTTCGAGTTCGACCACAag gatatcgaGTTCATTCACCTGGACCAGCCCTTAGAGGCACCTATAGCTCCTGTTGAGCCTTTGTTTGATATCCCtgctgattttgatatggatcTTGTTGATCCTGAGCCAGTCATGGCCCTTGAGCCAGTCGTTGCTCCTGATCCTGcactagagcatgaccctgttcatgatgATGCTCCAGCCATTGCACCACTTGTTGACGATATACCCATTGCGGACCAACCCGTTCTTGCTCCACTGTTGGTAGgtgatcctgttgttgatataCCGTTACCTGATCCCATGCCGGTACTGtttgaccgtgcaccttttgctgcTCATATAGATCCACGTTACGCCGACACCCACAACGGGTGGATTGATGACGATGACGATTGCCCACCATTTGTGCGACCTGTCACTCCCCCAGTAGCACCCGTGTCTGCACCCACTGATATCCCATTGCTTCCCCCACACACCACAGACGCTCATCGTACTGATCTTCCCATTACGTTcctccaggacataccgccacctcgtcctggagaggggtcatctaGGCAGCCGCTTGTTTCTGCTCCACCCGTATTCCCATCACCTTTTCCATTCACATCTCAGTTCCCTCAtgttgcaccacctactgcaccatcTTTCACACCACAGAGCGAGCCATTTTTATGGAATACGCCCCCTATCATCCCCTTGTCTGATTCGTACCACCCGTACCATGTTGGGTACTCTACGGAGGACATACTTACATCtttgatgatacagcaggaggcacTGACCCGTCGTAtacaggagttggagagagctccatgA